One part of the Odontesthes bonariensis isolate fOdoBon6 chromosome 13, fOdoBon6.hap1, whole genome shotgun sequence genome encodes these proteins:
- the spata4 gene encoding spermatogenesis-associated protein 4, with protein sequence MYRAQCPKKTGLPREVVKWLQSLDLSFYPKNVRRDISNGYLVAEIFSHRYRRDFPLHSYDKGASLSAKQRNWSQIQQSMQKHNLYLTKEAIDGTIHCKPGAAELLVQELYAILTNRSASAVQRCESDFTDQEYQELLPSLARSTASQAIKNNLTVTEIMAEPDINTNQRKAQIILNRHREHKAAEKVFNPGRFQLKSNRSQLEAKYSKPPNQGYEYMSGPSSGGTTSKLCALSPWSGAYISFKDKGESVCQMTAG encoded by the exons ATGTATCGCGCACAGTGTCCGAAAAAGACAGGACTGCCCAGAGAAGTCGTAAAGTGGCTCCAAAGCCTCGATTTGTCCTTTTATCCGAAGAATGTGCGCAG agaTATTTCCAACGGTTACCTTGTGGCAGAGATTTTTTCTCATCGTTACCGCCGAGACTTTCCATTGCATTCATATGACAAAGGAGCCTCACTTTCTGCCAAGCAGAGGAACTGGAGCCAGATACAGCAG TCTATGCAAAAGCACAATTTGTACTTGACGAAGGAGGCCATTGATGGAACAATCCACTGTAAACCAGGAGCAGCTGAGCTGCTGGTGCAGGAGCTCTACGCTATTTTAACTAATCGCAG TGCCAGTGCTGTTCAGCGTTGCGAGTCGGACTTCACTGATCAAGAGTACCAGGAGCTGCTGCCCTCACTGGCTCGTTCGACAGCCTCACAGGCCATAAAAAACAATCTGACAGTTACAGAGATCATGGCCGAGCCCGACATAAACACAAACCAGAGGAAGGCACAAATCATCCTCAACAGGCACAGGGAGCACAAAGCTGCAGAGAAGGTTTTCAACCCTG GACGCTTTCAGTTGAAGTCTAATCGAAGCCAGCTGGAAGCCAAATATTCAAAGCCACCCAACCAGGGTTACGAGTACATGAGCGGGCCTTCATCGGGAGGAACCACGTCGA AGCTGTGCGCCTTGTCTCCGTGGAGTGGAGCTTACATTTCCTTTAAGGACAAAGGTGAATCCGTCTGCCAGATGACTGCTGGTTAA
- the asb5a gene encoding ankyrin repeat and SOCS box protein 5 isoform X2, which produces MEEVDNDDDDNVWNASAVILDIDSGSWADRSPLHDAASQGRLLALRTLILQGHNVNVLTIDHVAPLHEACLGDHVACARALIDAGANVNASTIDGVTPLFNACTVGSVACTEILLENGAKPQSLVYHPSPIHEATSKGHYGCVEVLVTWGADVDMDIPHLGTALYTACICQELECARKLLREGANVQKGRSLDSPLHAAAEKDCTAVVKLLLDFGADINARNTEFQRPVDVAPPSSLTEGFLLLYEATPRLLSQLCRQCIRNCVGRDRLHLLSHLPLPNKLKRYLQYQ; this is translated from the exons ATGGAAGAAGtggataatgatgatgatgataatgtgTGGAACGCATCAGCTGTTATTCTGGACATTGACTCAG GATCCTGGGCGGACCGCTCACCCCTCCATGATGCTGCCAGTCAGGGCCGCCTCCTGGCTCTGAGGACCCTCATTTTACAG GGTCACAATGTCAATGTCCTGACTATAGACCATGTAGCACCTCTTCATGAGGCCTGTCTTGGAGACCATGTTGCTTGTGCCAGAGCTCTCATTGATGCAGGAGCAAAT GTCAATGCTTCTACAATTGATGGAGTCACCCCTCTGTTCAATGCCTGTACAGTGGGCAGTGTGGCATGCACTGAAATTCTTTTGGAAAATGGAGCGAAACCCCAGAGCCTTGTATACCATCCCTCACCGATACATGAAGCGACCAGCAAAG GTCATTATGGTTGTGTTGAGGTTCTGGTGACTTGGGGGGCAGATGTGGACATGGACATTCCTCACTTGGGCACTGCGCTCTATACTGCCTGCATCTGCCAGGAACTGGAGTGTGCCAGGAAACTCCTGAGGGAAG GTGCGAACGTACAGAAAGGCAGATCCCTGGATTCACCCTtacatgcagcagcagaaaaagaTTGCACAGCTGTAGTGAAGCTGCTACTGGACTTTGGTGCGGACATTAATGCCAGGAACACAGAGTTTCAGAGGCCAGTAGATGTGGCTCCACCCAGCAGTCTAACAGAGGGTTTTCTACTGCTTTATGAAG CTACACCTCGACTGCTGAGCCAGTTGTGTCGTCAGTGCATCAGAAACTGTGTCGGCCGTGACAGACTCCACCTTCTCTCCCACCTTCCCCTGCCTAACAAGCTCAAGAGATACCTGCAGTACCAATGA
- the asb5a gene encoding ankyrin repeat and SOCS box protein 5 isoform X1, with the protein MSDPTAELANKPFAVRLSNVYLSILALFCFKLFVKISLNLLTYFYIVRGNRKEAARISAEFYDYGQQHRSWADRSPLHDAASQGRLLALRTLILQGHNVNVLTIDHVAPLHEACLGDHVACARALIDAGANVNASTIDGVTPLFNACTVGSVACTEILLENGAKPQSLVYHPSPIHEATSKGHYGCVEVLVTWGADVDMDIPHLGTALYTACICQELECARKLLREGANVQKGRSLDSPLHAAAEKDCTAVVKLLLDFGADINARNTEFQRPVDVAPPSSLTEGFLLLYEATPRLLSQLCRQCIRNCVGRDRLHLLSHLPLPNKLKRYLQYQ; encoded by the exons ATGTCAGACCCAACAGCGGAACTCGCCAACAAGCCCTTCGCAGTCCGGTTGTCCAATGTTTACCTCAGCATCTTGGCACTGTTCTGCTTTAAGCTCTTTGTTAAGATTTCTCTGAACTTACTCACATACTTCTATATAGTCCGTGGGAACCGTAAAGAAGCTGCACGGATATCCGCAGAGTTCTATGATTATGGTCAACAACACA GATCCTGGGCGGACCGCTCACCCCTCCATGATGCTGCCAGTCAGGGCCGCCTCCTGGCTCTGAGGACCCTCATTTTACAG GGTCACAATGTCAATGTCCTGACTATAGACCATGTAGCACCTCTTCATGAGGCCTGTCTTGGAGACCATGTTGCTTGTGCCAGAGCTCTCATTGATGCAGGAGCAAAT GTCAATGCTTCTACAATTGATGGAGTCACCCCTCTGTTCAATGCCTGTACAGTGGGCAGTGTGGCATGCACTGAAATTCTTTTGGAAAATGGAGCGAAACCCCAGAGCCTTGTATACCATCCCTCACCGATACATGAAGCGACCAGCAAAG GTCATTATGGTTGTGTTGAGGTTCTGGTGACTTGGGGGGCAGATGTGGACATGGACATTCCTCACTTGGGCACTGCGCTCTATACTGCCTGCATCTGCCAGGAACTGGAGTGTGCCAGGAAACTCCTGAGGGAAG GTGCGAACGTACAGAAAGGCAGATCCCTGGATTCACCCTtacatgcagcagcagaaaaagaTTGCACAGCTGTAGTGAAGCTGCTACTGGACTTTGGTGCGGACATTAATGCCAGGAACACAGAGTTTCAGAGGCCAGTAGATGTGGCTCCACCCAGCAGTCTAACAGAGGGTTTTCTACTGCTTTATGAAG CTACACCTCGACTGCTGAGCCAGTTGTGTCGTCAGTGCATCAGAAACTGTGTCGGCCGTGACAGACTCCACCTTCTCTCCCACCTTCCCCTGCCTAACAAGCTCAAGAGATACCTGCAGTACCAATGA
- the ctso gene encoding cathepsin O has product MGGCQLFPVVLLFTVGALVSRACCRNVSSGETRVKLNDSAVDFDSFRKKFNRSCEVSSEESNRRLLYFQDAAVRHIYLNSFPTEPQSAKYGINQFSDLSQEEFREVYLQAISDRAPAFSGLSIEELPAKFDWRDKAVVAPVQNQLACGSCWAFSVVGAIQSVGAIGSSQLEQLSVQQVVDCSYRNAGCHGGSPSQALSWLKQTRLKLVTQSEYPYRAKRGICHFFSQSHDGVAIKNFTVHGFSGQEEAMMGQLVEHGPLAAIVDAVSWQDYLGGIIQHHCSSQWSNHAVLIVGYDTTGEIPYWIVQNSWGTTWGNEGYVYIKIGGNICGIADSVAAVFL; this is encoded by the exons ATGGGCGGATGTCAGCTGTTTCCAGTGGTCTTGTTATTCACTGTCGGTGCACTCGTCTCTCGCGCGTGTTGCAGAAATGTGAGCTCGGGGGAAACTCGCGTTAAGTTAAATGACTCTGCAGTGGATTTCGACTCGTTCAGGAAAAAGTTTAACCGCTCGTGTGAAGTCAGCAGCGAGGAATCCAACCGGCGTCTTCTGTATTTTCAG GATGCTGCAGTGCGGCATATATACCTGAACTCATTTCCCACAGAACCACAGTCTGCCAAGTATGGCATCAACCAGTTCTCTGACCTGTCACAGGAGGAATTCAGGG aagtTTACCTGCAAGCAATCAGCGACAGAGCTCCTGCCTTCTCTGGACTGAGCATAGAGGAGCTCCCGGCCAAATTTGACTGGAGGGACAAAGCAGTGGTGGCACCAGTCCAGAACCAACTAGCA TGTGGGAGTTGTTGGGCATTTAGTGTGGTCGGTGCCATACAATCCGTCGGTGCTATCGGAAGCTCACAGCTGGAGCAGCTCAGCGTGCAGCAGGTTGTGGACTGCTCCTACAGAAATGCGGGCTGCCATGGAGGCTCCCCATCCCAGGCTCTGAGTTGGTTAAAACAA ACCAGGCTGAAGCTGGTGACTCAGTCAGAGTATCCGTACAGGGCCAAGAGAGGAATCTGCCATTTCTTCTCCCAGTCACATGACGGTGTTGCTATAAAGAACTTTACTGTACATGGCTTCAG TGGTCAAGAGGAGGCAATGATGGGTCAGCTAGTGGAGCACGGTCCTTTGGCTGCTATTGTGGATGCTGTCAGTTGGCAAGATTACCTGGGAGGCATCATCCAGCACCACTGCTCCAGCCAGTGGTCTAACCACGCTGTTCTGATTGTTGGATACGACACTACTG GTGAAATTCCTTACTGGATTGTGCAGAACTCCTGGGGAACTACATGGGGAAACGAAGGTTATGTTTATATAAAGATTGGTGGCAACATTTGCG GTATTGCAGATTCTGTGGCAGCTGTTTTTCTTTGA